One Mercurialis annua linkage group LG3, ddMerAnnu1.2, whole genome shotgun sequence DNA window includes the following coding sequences:
- the LOC126671863 gene encoding uncharacterized protein LOC126671863 → MVRLCVFVLLLCCFTTTTRAEYLKYKDPKQALGARIKDLMKRMSVEEKIGQMVQIERSVATPDVMAKYFIGSVLSGGGSVPAPRATPETWVNAVNTIQKGSLSTRLGIPMIYGIDAVHGHNNVYNATIFPHNVGLGVTRDPQLVRRIGEATALEVRATGIPYVFAPCIAICRDPRWGRCYESYSEDHRIVQAMTEIIPGLQGPSSKKGVPFVATGKTKVAACAKHYVGDGGTTRGINENNTEINMNGLLNIHMPAYLNAISKGVATVMVSYSSWNGNKMHANHELVTGFLKNRLKFRGFVISDWQGIDRITTPPHANYSFSVEAGVGAGIDMVMVPYNFTEFIDDLTYQVKKNIIPMSRIDDAVRRIIRVKLTMGLFENPLADLSLASQLGSQEHRELAREAVRKSLVLLKNGKSADKPLLPLPKKVSKILVAGTHADNLGNQCGGWTITWQGLTGNDLTSGTTILDAVKSTVDRTTQVVYSENPDSNFVKSNKFSHAIVVVGEPPYAETFGDSLNLTIAEPGLSTITNVCAYVKCVVVIISGRPVVIEPHLSNIDALVAAWLPGTEGQGVADLLFGDYGFTGKLARTWFKTVDQLPMNVGDPHYDPLFAFGFGLTTKPTKN, encoded by the exons ATGGTGAGATTGTGTGTATTTGTGCTATTATTATGCTGCTTCACCACAACCACAAGAGCAGAGTATCTGAAATACAAAGACCCAAAACAAGCCCTCGGTGCTAGAATCAAAGATTTAATGAAAAGAATGAGTGTTGAAGAAAAGATTGGGCAAATGGTACAGATTGAGCGTTCTGTGGCAACCCCTGATGTGATGGCCAAATATTTCATTGGAAGTGTGCTCAGTGGCGGAGGGAGTGTGCCGGCGCCCAGGGCTACACCTGAGACTTGGGTCAATGCCGTCAACACTATTCAAAAGGGTTCGCTCTCGACTCGCCTCGGGATTCCCATGATTTATGGGATTGATGCAGTTCATGGTCACAACAATGTTTACAATGCCACTATTTTTCCTCATAATGTGGGCCTTGGGGTCACAagggatcctcagcttgtacgCAGAATTGGGGAAGCAACTGCGCTTGAAGTTAGAGCTACAGGAATCCCTTATGTGTTTGCTCCTTGTATTGCA ATTTGCAGAGATCCAAGATGGGGCCGATGCTATGAAAGTTACAGTGAAGATCATAGAATAGTGCAAGCCATGACTGAGATTATTCCTGGTCTGCAAGGACCCTCCTCTAAGAAGGGTGTTCCCTTTGTGGCTACTGGGAA GACCAAGGTTGCAGCCTGTGCCAAGCACTATGTAGGTGATGGAGGTACGACCAGAGGCATCAACGAGAACAACACTGAGATAAACATGAATGGACTGCTCAATATCCACATGCCAGCGTACTTAAATGCCATCAGCAAAGGAGTTGCAACAGTTATGGTTTCCTACTCGAGCTGGAATGGAAATAAGATGCACGCTAATCATGAGCTTGTCACTGGATTTCTGAAGAACAGGTTGAAGTTCAGG GGATTTGTAATATCAGACTGGCAGGGGATTGACAGGATTACAACTCCTCCACATGCTAATTATTCATTTTCTGTCGAAGCCGGAGTCGGTGCTGGAATTGACATG GTTATGGTTCCATATAACTTCACAGAGTTCATTGATGATCTAACCTATCAGGTGAAGAAAAACATTATCCCCATGAGCAGGATTGACGACGCCGTAAGAAGAATTATAAGGGTTAAACTCACCATGGGACTTTTTGAGAACCCACTAGCTGATCTCAGCTTGGCCAGCCAACTTGGTAGTCAG GAACATAGAGAATTAGCCAGAGAAGCTGTAAGAAAATCACTTGTGCTGCTAAAGAATGGCAAATCTGCTGATAAACCATTGCTGCCCCTTCCCAAGAAAGTATCGAAGATACTAGTTGCTGGAACCCATGCTGATAACTTGGGAAATCAATGTGGCGGCTGGACGATCACATGGCAGGGTCTCACTGGCAATGACCTTACATCCG GTACTACAATTCTAGATGCAGTGAAAAGTACAGTTGACCGTACAACCCAAGTGGTCTACAGCGAGAATCCTGATTCTAACTTTGTTAAGTCTAACAAATTCTCCCATGCCATTGTTGTAGTTGGCGAGCCACCGTATGCAGAAACTTTTGGCGATAGCCTTAACCTGACCATTGCTGAACCTGGATTGAGTACTATAACCAACGTGTGCGCATATGTAAAATGTGTTGTTGTAATCATATCTGGGCGGCCTGTTGTCATCGAGCCCCATCTTTCAAATATAGATGCTCTTGTAGCTGCCTGGCTTCCAGGAACTGAAGGCCAAGGTGTTGCTGATCTTTTGTTTGGTGACTATGGATTTACGGGCAAGCTCGCACGCACCTGGTTCAAGACAGTAGACCAGCTACCGATGAATGTTGGTGATCCACATTATGATCCTCTGTTTGCTTTCGGGTTTGGTCTGACAACTAAGCCTACCAAGAACTAG
- the LOC126671862 gene encoding uncharacterized protein LOC126671862, whose protein sequence is MANRVSIVPVIGILLLLCCFESDAQGYFKYKDPKQPLNVRIKDVMQRMTVAEKIGQMVQLDRSAVTPEIMRDYSIGSILSGGGSVPKLQATPQDWIEMVNRFQNASLSSRLGIPMIYGIDAVHGHNNVYKATIFPHNVGLGATRDPELVKRIGAATALEVRATGINYVFAPCIAVCRDPRWGRCYESYSENPSVVKEMTEIIRGLQGDSPDKGVPFVGGNDKVAACAKHFVGDGGTTRGMNENDTVIDYHGLLSIHMPAYLQSVIKGVSTIMVSYSSWNGQKMHANRDLLTGFLKETLNFRGFVISDWEGIDRITSPTHANYSYSILKGISAGIDMVMVPYNHTEFIDILNGYVNAKVIPMSRIDDAVRRILRVKFGMGLFENPLADNTFVHHLGSQDHRDLAREAVRKSLVLLKNGHNSSNPLLPLSKKPGRILVAGTHANNLGYQCGGWTLTWQGLSGNNNTVGTTILNAISTAVDPSTEIMYSENPDADFVEANNFTYAVVVVGEHPYAETFGDSLNLTISEAGGSAISNVCGRVKCVVVIVSGRPLVIEPYISQMDALVAAWLPGTEGQGVADVLFGDYGFTGKLSRTWFRTVDQLPINVGDALYDPLFPYAFGLTTDPTKQN, encoded by the exons ATGGCCAATAGAGTCTCCATTGTTCCTGTAATCGGAATTCTCCTACTACTATGCTGTTTCGAATCAGATGCACAAGGGTACTTCAAATACAAAGATCCAAAGCAGCCATTGAATGTGCGTATCAAGGATGTAATGCAGAGAATGACAGTAGCAGAGAAAATAGGTCAAATGGTGCAGTTAGACAGATCTGCTGTCACTCCTGAAATAATGAGAGATTACTCGATTGGTAGCATACTAAGTGGCGGAGGAAGTGTGCCGAAACTCCAAGCTACTCCACAAGATTGGATCGAAATGGTTAACCGTTTCCAAAATGCTTCTCTTTCAAGCCGTCTTGGTATTCCTATGATTTATGGTATCGATGCTGTTCATGGCCACAATAATGTCTACAAGGCCACAATATTTCCGCATAATGTAGGTCTCGGAGCAACAAG GGACCCTGAATTAGTGAAGAGGATTGGTGCTGCGACTGCTCTTGAAGTTAGAGCAACCGGAATTAATTATGTGTTTGCTCCATGCATTGCG GTTTGCAGAGATCCAAGATGGGGAAGGTGCTACGAGAGCTACAGTGAGAATCCTAGCGTAGTTAAAGAGATGACAGAGATTATACGTGGATTACAGGGCGATTCTCCGGACAAGGGTGTTCCTTTCGTGGGTGGAAA TGATAAAGTGGCAGCCTGCGCAAAGCACTTTGTGGGAGATGGAGGAACAACTAGAGGCATGAATGAGAATGATACAGTGATTGACTACCATGGATTGCTGAGCATTCACATGCCTGCCTATTTGCAGTCTGTTATCAAAGGCGTTTCCACAATCATGGTTTCCTACTCCAGCTGGAACGGACAGAAAATGCATGCTAACCGCGACCTTCTCACTGGTTTTCTCAAGGAAACTCTTAACTTCAGG GGATTTGTGATATCAGATTGGGAAGGTATCGATAGGATTACTTCACCAACTCATGCGAATTACTCATACTCCATTCTCAAGGGAATTTCAGCTGGAATTGACATG GTGATGGTTCCCTATAATCACACGGAGTTCATAGATATTCTCAACGGTTATGTGAATGCAAAAGTGATTCCAATGAGTCGAATTGATGACGCAGTGAGAAGGATCCTCAGAGTCAAATTTGGTATGGGTCTGTTTGAGAATCCCCTGGCTGATAACACCTTTGTACATCACCTAGGAAGCCAGGATCATAGAGATTTGGCCAGGGAAGCTGTAAGGAAGTCACTTGTTCTGCTCAAGAATGGACACAATAGTAGTAATCCGTTGCTGCCCCTCTCCAAGAAACCAGGCAGGATCCTTGTCGCGGGAACTCATGCAAACAATTTGGGCTATCAATGCGGTGGCTGGACCCTCACTTGGCAGGGACTTAGTGGCAACAACAACACCGTCGGAACCACCATTTTAAATGCCATATCAACGGCTGTTGATCCCTCGACAGAAATAATGTACAGCGAAAATCCTGATGCTGATTTTGTGGAGGCTAACAACTTCACCTACGCGGTTGTTGTTGTGGGCGAACATCCTTATGCGGAAACATTTGGGGACAGTTTGAACTTGACGATTAGTGAAGCAGGCGGTAGTGCCATTTCCAATGTGTGCGGGAGAGTGAAGTGTGTTGTGGTTATAGTCTCAGGTCGGCCTTTGGTGATAGAGCCATATATTTCCCAAATGGATGCTCTTGTTGCTGCCTGGCTGCCTGGAACTGAAGGCCAAGGAGTAGCTGATGTGCTTTTCGGAGATTATGGGTTTACAGGGAAGCTGTCGCGCACTTGGTTCAGGACTGTGGATCAGCTTCCTATCAATGTTGGGGATGCTCTTTATGATCCTCTTTTCCCCTATGCCTTTGGTCTTACAACGGaccctacaaaacaaaactag